A genomic segment from Gilvibacter sp. SZ-19 encodes:
- a CDS encoding LptF/LptG family permease encodes MLSILDRYILKKYLGTFLMLLLLFIPIGITVNLAEKIDKILANEVPFSEVALYYLHFTIYFANLLFPLFLFLSVIWFTSKMANKTEVIAFLSSGVSFYRFLRPYMIGATIVCIGALFLGMYLAPMASKGFNEFTYQYLKRGKKDRDQTNVYRQINETDYIYVSYFNPKNQMGRNFTLEHVVDNKLVYKLSANRIKYNLEDSTYTLSNYTKRIVGEREDKLIIKNKLDTVFSFDLEDLTPLEYIAETLNYNELNRFIDKEKARGSSYISRYEIVRNKRWSLPISAYILTIIAVAVSSIKRRGGMGVNLAFGIGLGMVFVFFDKIFGTLAEQSDFSPLVATWFPNIVFAILAVYLLYNAKR; translated from the coding sequence ATGCTCTCAATTTTAGATCGTTACATACTTAAAAAGTACTTGGGCACCTTTCTGATGCTGCTCTTGCTTTTTATCCCCATTGGGATAACGGTTAACCTAGCCGAAAAGATCGATAAGATCTTGGCCAACGAGGTTCCGTTCTCTGAGGTAGCGCTTTACTACCTTCATTTTACGATCTACTTTGCAAATCTGCTGTTCCCCTTGTTCTTATTCCTATCGGTGATCTGGTTCACTTCTAAAATGGCTAACAAGACAGAAGTGATCGCATTCTTGAGCAGTGGGGTCTCCTTTTACCGCTTTTTACGCCCTTATATGATAGGGGCGACCATAGTGTGTATCGGTGCGTTGTTTCTGGGGATGTATCTCGCCCCAATGGCGAGTAAAGGCTTTAACGAGTTTACCTATCAATACCTGAAACGCGGCAAGAAAGATCGCGATCAGACCAACGTTTACCGACAGATCAACGAAACCGACTATATCTATGTGAGTTACTTTAACCCCAAGAATCAGATGGGGCGTAACTTTACCCTAGAACATGTGGTGGACAACAAATTGGTCTATAAGCTCAGTGCGAATAGGATCAAGTACAACTTAGAAGATAGTACTTACACTTTAAGTAACTACACCAAGAGGATAGTAGGGGAGCGCGAAGATAAACTGATAATAAAAAACAAACTCGACACAGTCTTTTCTTTTGATCTAGAGGATTTGACTCCTCTAGAATACATTGCCGAAACCTTGAACTACAACGAGCTCAATCGTTTTATCGACAAGGAAAAGGCTAGGGGGTCGTCCTACATTAGTCGCTATGAGATCGTTAGGAATAAACGCTGGAGTTTACCTATCTCCGCCTATATTTTGACCATTATTGCTGTAGCTGTGTCATCTATAAAAAGACGTGGCGGTATGGGAGTAAACCTCGCGTTTGGTATTGGATTGGGAATGGTCTTTGTCTTTTTCGACAAGATCTTTGGAACTTTGGCAGAACAGAGCGATTTCTCTCCTTTAGTGGCAACGTGGTTCCCGAACATCGTTTTTGCCATCTTGGCTGTTTATCTGCTCTACAATGCTAAGCGTTAA
- a CDS encoding DMT family transporter has translation MLSVKQGQYLHLHLIVFIWGFTAVLGALISLDAIPLVAYRMSFAAIFLFLFALLTKKRLRFSWKIQLKFAVAGLLIALHWLAFFGAVKVSNVSVTLAVMSTGAFFAAFLEPIFLKRKLIIYEVVFGLLAMCGLALIFKVESQYTLGILLALGSSFLGACFTIYNAQLVKQHQAGSIGLFEMAYGALFVLGYLALSGAISADFFLLSSRDWAYVLVLASVCTAYAFVASVHVMRWLSAYTVMLTVNLEPVYGILLGLWILGDAEHMQAEFYLGAALILLTVIANGILKLSKARKTRSETTG, from the coding sequence ATGCTAAGCGTTAAACAGGGACAATACCTGCACTTACACCTTATTGTATTTATCTGGGGTTTCACGGCTGTACTTGGCGCCTTGATCTCTTTAGATGCTATCCCTTTGGTTGCATATCGGATGAGTTTTGCCGCCATCTTCCTTTTCCTGTTTGCCCTTCTGACTAAAAAAAGATTACGCTTCTCTTGGAAGATCCAGTTAAAATTTGCCGTTGCCGGGCTTCTCATTGCCTTGCATTGGTTGGCGTTCTTTGGGGCGGTCAAGGTCTCTAATGTATCAGTGACGCTGGCGGTAATGTCTACCGGGGCCTTCTTTGCAGCTTTTTTGGAACCTATTTTTTTAAAGCGTAAACTCATCATCTATGAGGTTGTATTTGGCCTTTTGGCTATGTGTGGTCTCGCCTTGATCTTTAAGGTAGAGTCTCAATATACCTTAGGAATACTATTAGCCTTAGGTTCCTCTTTTCTAGGAGCGTGTTTTACCATATACAATGCACAATTGGTAAAGCAGCATCAGGCCGGGTCGATAGGTCTCTTTGAAATGGCCTATGGAGCACTATTTGTTTTGGGTTATTTGGCGCTTAGTGGGGCAATTTCTGCGGATTTTTTCTTGCTGAGTAGTCGCGATTGGGCATATGTCTTGGTATTGGCTTCTGTCTGTACCGCTTATGCGTTTGTGGCTTCTGTGCACGTAATGCGCTGGCTTAGTGCCTACACTGTAATGCTCACAGTAAATCTCGAACCGGTTTACGGAATACTTTTGGGCTTATGGATTCTTGGCGATGCTGAACATATGCAAGCCGAGTTCTATCTGGGGGCAGCACTTATTTTACTGACTGTCATTGCCAACGGTATCCTCAAATTATCCAAGGCTAGAAAAACGAGATCTGAAACTACGGGATAA
- a CDS encoding acetyl-CoA carboxylase carboxyltransferase subunit alpha, translating into MEYLDFELPIKELQEQYEKACKIGEESDVDVTNTCKQIEKKLKETKKDIYKNLTPWQRVQLSRHPNRPYTLDYIKAICGDSFLELHGDRNVKDDKAMIGGLGKIGDQSYMFIGQQKGYNTKTRQYRNFGMANPEGYRKALRLMKMAEKFGVPVVTLIDTPGAYPGLEAEERGQGEAIARNILEMTRLKVPIIVVIIGEGASGGALGIGVGDTVLMLENTWYSVISPESCSSILWRSWEYKEQAAEALKLTATDMKKLKLIDTIVKEPLGGAHSDREGIFTTVAKEIEKSFDELKNLSPTELVEKRMDKYSEMGVFKG; encoded by the coding sequence ATGGAGTATCTTGATTTTGAATTACCGATAAAAGAGCTGCAGGAGCAGTATGAGAAAGCCTGTAAAATAGGCGAGGAGAGTGATGTTGATGTGACCAACACCTGCAAGCAGATCGAGAAAAAACTCAAGGAGACCAAAAAGGATATTTATAAGAATCTGACCCCTTGGCAACGCGTCCAATTGTCCAGACATCCTAATCGCCCATATACGCTAGATTATATCAAAGCTATTTGTGGCGATTCTTTTTTGGAATTACACGGTGACAGAAATGTCAAGGACGACAAGGCTATGATCGGAGGTCTGGGTAAGATAGGAGATCAGTCGTATATGTTCATCGGGCAGCAGAAAGGCTATAATACCAAAACGCGACAGTACCGAAATTTTGGTATGGCGAATCCGGAAGGCTATCGCAAGGCCCTGCGTCTTATGAAAATGGCAGAAAAATTCGGAGTGCCTGTTGTCACTTTGATCGATACTCCTGGTGCCTACCCTGGTTTAGAAGCCGAAGAGCGTGGACAGGGAGAGGCAATTGCGCGCAATATCTTAGAGATGACACGCCTTAAAGTGCCGATCATTGTGGTAATTATTGGCGAAGGAGCTAGTGGTGGTGCCTTAGGTATAGGTGTGGGAGATACTGTGCTAATGTTGGAAAACACCTGGTACTCTGTGATCTCACCAGAAAGCTGTTCTTCTATTCTTTGGCGTAGCTGGGAGTATAAAGAACAGGCAGCCGAGGCCTTAAAGCTTACGGCCACTGATATGAAGAAGCTCAAACTTATCGACACTATCGTTAAAGAACCCCTTGGTGGAGCACACAGCGATCGCGAAGGTATCTTTACAACAGTAGCTAAGGAGATTGAAAAATCTTTTGACGAGCTCAAGAACTTATCCCCAACCGAATTGGTTGAAAAACGCATGGATAAGTATTCCGAAATGGGAGTCTTTAAAGGGTAA
- the dnaB gene encoding replicative DNA helicase codes for MENLQPRTNYGQRKSQVISLEKGKLPPQAVDLEEVVLGAMMIDKKGVDEVIDILHPDAFYKEAHQHIFEAIHKLFENSQPVDLLTVSAQLKKDGQLELVGGEFYLIQLTQKVSSSAHIEFHARIILQKFIQRSLIKISNEIIEESYDEATDVFDLLDNAESKLYEITQGNIKRSSETAQNLVIQAKKRIEEIANKEGLSGIPSGFTQLDKLTSGWQPSDLIIVAARPGMGKTALTLSMARNMAVEHQIPVAFFSLEMSSVQLITRLISSETGLSSEKLRTGNLEQHEWEQLNVKVKDLERAPLFIDDTPSLSIFDLRAKARRLKSQHDIQMVVIDYLQLMTAGGSQKGGNREQEISTISRNLKALAKELNVPVIALSQLSRAVETRGGSKRPLLSDLRESGAIEQDADIVSFIYRPEYYKIDEWDDEERSPTAGQAEFIVAKHRNGGLDEIRLKFIGHLGRFENLETFDSPFEFHSRMNAAANDDTFKPDSFPSAEDAFDGPASPPDDDIPF; via the coding sequence ATGGAAAATTTGCAACCTCGCACAAACTACGGTCAACGGAAATCTCAGGTTATTTCACTTGAAAAAGGGAAATTGCCTCCGCAAGCTGTTGATTTAGAGGAGGTTGTGTTGGGAGCCATGATGATCGACAAAAAAGGAGTTGATGAGGTGATCGATATCCTTCATCCCGACGCCTTTTACAAGGAAGCGCATCAGCACATCTTTGAGGCGATTCACAAATTATTCGAAAACAGCCAGCCTGTAGACTTATTAACCGTTTCGGCTCAGCTCAAGAAGGACGGGCAACTCGAATTGGTAGGAGGAGAATTCTATCTGATCCAATTGACTCAAAAAGTGTCTTCTTCTGCACACATTGAGTTCCATGCTCGGATCATTTTACAGAAGTTTATTCAGCGCAGTTTGATCAAGATCTCCAACGAGATCATCGAAGAGTCTTACGACGAAGCCACGGATGTATTTGACCTTTTGGACAATGCAGAATCCAAGCTTTATGAGATCACTCAAGGAAATATAAAGCGCTCTTCAGAGACTGCACAGAATTTGGTTATTCAGGCCAAAAAACGTATCGAGGAGATCGCTAACAAGGAAGGGCTTTCGGGTATCCCTTCTGGGTTTACTCAATTGGACAAGCTCACCTCTGGTTGGCAGCCCTCGGATTTAATTATTGTTGCAGCACGTCCGGGTATGGGTAAAACGGCCTTGACCTTATCGATGGCCAGAAACATGGCCGTGGAGCACCAGATCCCTGTAGCCTTCTTTTCTCTGGAGATGTCTTCCGTACAGTTGATCACTCGTTTGATCTCCTCAGAAACTGGTCTGAGTTCCGAAAAGTTGCGTACCGGAAATTTAGAGCAACACGAATGGGAGCAACTAAACGTTAAGGTAAAAGACTTGGAAAGAGCACCGCTTTTCATTGACGATACACCTTCGCTCTCCATTTTCGATCTGCGAGCAAAAGCCAGACGTCTTAAGTCACAGCACGACATTCAAATGGTCGTGATCGACTACTTACAGCTTATGACTGCTGGTGGAAGTCAAAAAGGAGGGAACCGTGAACAAGAGATATCTACCATTTCGCGAAACCTAAAGGCATTGGCCAAGGAATTGAACGTACCTGTAATTGCCCTTTCGCAGTTATCGCGTGCCGTAGAGACCCGTGGAGGTAGTAAGAGACCCTTGCTTTCTGACCTTCGTGAATCTGGAGCCATTGAGCAAGATGCAGATATAGTATCCTTTATCTATCGTCCGGAATACTATAAAATTGACGAATGGGATGACGAAGAACGCAGCCCAACTGCAGGTCAAGCTGAGTTTATTGTAGCAAAACACCGTAATGGTGGCTTGGATGAGATTCGCTTGAAATTCATCGGACATTTAGGTCGTTTTGAGAATTT